One Saccharomyces kudriavzevii IFO 1802 strain IFO1802 genome assembly, chromosome: 7 DNA segment encodes these proteins:
- the MRPS35 gene encoding mitochondrial 37S ribosomal protein mS45 (similar to Saccharomyces cerevisiae MRPS35 (YGR165W); ancestral locus Anc_5.166), translating into MNCGLAGTCSKPKGTRVVISWTQVRHISRRRIAYPFYPFKKLGRQHPKKHDTNLKFAMRQFLGPRNYKGEYVMNKYFAVPTNHVPNYIKPDLERGQSLEHPVTKKPLQLRYDGTLGPPPIENKRLQNVFKDRLLQPFPSNPHCKTNYVLGPQLRQRIFEEITMEGLSTQQVSQKYGLKIPRVEAIVKLVGVENSWSKRNRVSSDLKTMDETLFRMFPVFDSEASFKRENLSEIPVPQKTLVSRFLTIAESEPFGPVDAAHVLELEPAVETLRNLSTVGEHSSGHHELANENTKVVYGELLQGERSQYKFTNAKVGRVGYRYGSGNRDNKKDRRIGFNKLGQMVYI; encoded by the coding sequence ATGAATTGCGGCTTAGCAGGAACTTGTTCCAAGCCAAAGGGGACAAGAGTGGTAATTTCATGGACTCAGGTTAGACACATTTCTCGCAGAAGGATAGCTTATCCATTTTAtccattcaagaaattgggAAGACAACACCCAAAGAAACATGACACAAACTTGAAATTTGCAATGAGACAGTTTTTAGGTCCGAGAAATTACAAAGGTGAATATGTAATGAACAAGTATTTTGCGGTTCCGACGAACCATGTGCCGAACTATATCAAACCGGATTTGGAAAGAGGGCAAAGTTTGGAGCACCCAGTAACCAAAAAGCCTTTACAGCTTAGGTATGACGGGACATTGGGTCCCCCTCCTATAGAAAACAAACGTTTACAAAATGTTTTCAAGGATAGATTGCTACAgccttttccttcaaatccACATTGTAAGACGAACTACGTATTAGGTCCCCAATTAAGACAACGAATCTTCGAAGAGATTACTATGGAAGGACTTTCAACCCAACAGGTTTCCCAAAAATACGGTCTGAAAATTCCTCGTGTAGAAGCTATTGTTAAATTGGTCGGTGTGGAAAACAGCTGGAGCAAACGCAATAGAGTATCTTCtgatttgaaaactatGGACGAAACTTTGTTTAGAATGTTTCCCGTGTTCGATTCAGAGGCTTCTTTCAAACGAGAGAACCTGAGTGAAATTCCTGTCCCTCAAAAGACGTTGGTATCAAGGTTTCTGACCATTGCCGAATCTGAGCCCTTTGGTCCCGTTGACGCAGCCCACGTCCTGGAACTAGAGCCTGCTGTAGAAACTTTAAGAAATTTATCTACTGTTGGAGAACACTCCAGTGGCCATCACGAATTGGCAAATGAGAATACCAAAGTTGTGTATGGTGAGCTTTTACAAGGTGAAAGATCACAATACAAATTTACCAACGCAAAGGTTGGGAGGGTTGGATACCGTTATGGTAGTGGAAATAGGGATAACAAGAAAGATAGAAGAATTGGTTTCAACAAACTGGGCCAAATGGTATACATCTaa
- the TRS65 gene encoding Trs65p (similar to Saccharomyces cerevisiae TRS65 (YGR166W); ancestral locus Anc_5.167) encodes MECFVPLHGDLNGSNIEQLRQSHLSRQFIIFDEQLNLWLRFENDTQDKRRFELQNMIISINEAQVISTDNIDDSFTQIDKDGNLWKLKDDYCSKALFKSNVVMNNGYNNQIRFLFEYKSVDEDHSNQDISQASDSSNTLDRYCSEEILPSFEPVYSWSCVTSKSGNGVGIHVQKDTRIDHPGASKNREIYGTKTSKNFDTLSLKLQYPIYSLLNMRLRNISLKSEHCILSSLDFQTSKASEQLTKKFIYPQEHNSLLKLNFSEVSYKLIDGTSQIRLDPICPLKVPFTAFSYDSISATFRLVLLPKSTQPHRVRITLAYELELMCDLKLPVRTSWETEVTLKRSMPISSTSSQYSNANNNINHSTSFNGANNANTGGLMSSLRLNGISSSRFSLGAASTTSLVNSKLSNVKFKFINSNIKVIKGEKFTMRLQIINSSSSPLDLVVYYNNTINPISSANIVRNNGVNNYSMNNGSIPNPPLTLESQYQMHKKNSKIAEGIILLSNDYKIPVVAPRETYFVDLRFIGIMCGYYATLSGLKVLDLNTNELIEVGNGASVLIQ; translated from the coding sequence ATGGAATGTTTTGTGCCGCTGCATGGCGATCTTAATGGAAGTAATATAGAACAATTACGCCAGTCGCATTTGTCTCGTCAattcattatatttgaCGAGCAACTGAACCTATGGCTGCGATTCGAAAATGATACGCAAGATAAGAGGAGGTTTGAACTGCAAAATATgataatttcaataaatgaAGCCCAAGTCATCAGTACGGACAATATCGATGATTCCTTCACTCAAATTGACAAGGATGGGAACCTCTGGAAATTAAAAGACGACTACTGTTCCAAGgctcttttcaaatcgAATGTGGTTATGAATAACGGATATAATAATCAAATCAGATTCCTGTTTGAATATAAGTCTGTGGATGAAGATCATAGTAACCAAGATATATCGCAAGCCTCAGATAGTAGTAATACGTTGGACAGGTACTGTAGCGAGGAAATTTTACCGAGCTTCGAACCTGTTTATTCCTGGTCCTGCGTAACTAGCAAATCAGGCAATGGTGTTGGTATTCACGTGCAGAAAGATACTAGGATAGACCATCCAGGTGCTTCTAAAAATCGCGAAATTTATGGAACAAAAACTTCTAAAAACTTCGATACATTAAGTTTGAAGCTGCAGTATCCGATATATTCGCTTCTGAATATGAGATTGAGGAACATTTCTTTAAAATCTGAGCATTGCATACTATCGTCATTAGATTTTCAAACTTCCAAAGCATCTGAACAACTCactaaaaaatttatttaCCCTCAAGAACACAATTCACTTCTCAAACTGAATTTTTCTGAAGTATCGTACAAACTTATTGATGGAACTTCTCAAATTAGGCTAGACCCAATTTGTCCCCTTAAAGTGCCATTTACTGCGTTTTCATACGATAGTATAAGCGCTACCTTTAGGCTGGTATTATTACCCAAATCAACGCAACCACACCGTGTAAGAATTACTTTAGCATACGAACTTGAGTTAATGTGCGATTTAAAGTTACCTGTGAGAACGTCATGGGAAACGGAAGTGACGTTGAAACGTTCTATGCCAATTTCTTCGACATCCTCCCAGTACTCGAATGccaacaataatattaatcACAGCACTTCCTTTAATGGTGCCAATAATGCCAATACCGGTGGTTTGATGAGTAGCTTAAGATTGAATgggatttcttcttcaagatttAGTCTTGGAGCCGCCTCAACTACATCATTGGTGAATAGCAAATTAAGTAATGTTAAATTCAAGTTCATCAATAGCAATATCAAGGTTATTAAgggtgaaaaattcactATGAGGCTTCAGATCATAAATTCATCCTCGTCCCCGTTGGATCTTGTTGTGTACTATAATAATACAATAAACCCGATTTCTTCAGCTAACATTGTACGCAATAATGGTGTAAACAATTATAGCATGAACAATGGAAGCATCCCAAATCCGCCACTAACTTTGGAAAGCCAGTATCAAATGCATAAGAAGAACAGCAAAATCGCGGAGGGCATCATTCTGCTATCTAATGATTACAAAATTCCAGTGGTCGCTCCGAGGGAAACATATTTCGTGGATTTGCGATTTATTGGAATTATGTGCGGATATTATGCCACTCTTTCGGGACTCAAAGTATTGGATTTGAATACAAACGAGCTTATAGAAGTTGGTAATGGCGCATCTGTATTGATTCAATAA
- the CLC1 gene encoding clathrin light chain CLC1 (similar to Saccharomyces cerevisiae CLC1 (YGR167W); ancestral locus Anc_5.168), giving the protein MSEKFPALEDQSINFTSNDKKEDDTDFLKREAEIVGDEFKTEQDEDILETDASSARRDNEIRDFEEQFPDINSTNGGIADDQNGSTVIASINEKGDEDEDFSKFEGAPADPNTKSVEEDRSEVVDQWKQRRAVEIHEKDLEDEASKKKLQDEAVKHVDKFYDSYNKRKEQQLEAAAKDAEAFLKKRDEFFGQDNTTWDRVLQLINQDDADVIGGRDRSKFKEILLRLKGNAKAPGA; this is encoded by the coding sequence ATGTCCGAGAAATTCCCTGCCCTAGAGGATCAAAGTATCAATTTCACGTCAAATGATAAGAAAGAAGACGACACAGATTTTCTGAAGAGAGAAGCAGAAATAGTCGGAGACGAGTTCAAGACTGAGCAAGATGAAGACATATTGGAGACTGATGCTTCTTCTGCCAGGCGTGATAACGAAATTAGGGATTTTGAAGAGCAGTTCCCAGATATCAACTCCACCAATGGCGGAATTGCCGATGACCAAAACGGTAGCACTGTTATAGCTAGTATTAACGAAAAAGGcgatgaagatgaggatttctcaaaatttgaagGCGCACCTGCGGATCCGAATACAAAATCTGTTGAAGAGGACCGTTCCGAAGTTGTAGATCAATGGAAGCAACGTCGTGCTGTGGAAATTCATGAAAAGGATTTAGAGGACGAAgcatcaaagaagaagttgcaGGATGAGGCTGTGAAACATGTCGACAAGTTCTACGATTCGTACAATAAAAGGAAGGAACAGCAATTAGAAGCTGCTGCAAAGGATGCTGAGGcattcttgaagaaaagagatGAATTCTTTGGTCAGGACAATACAACTTGGGATCGTGTGCTCCAATTAATTAACCAAGATGATGCCGATGTCATTGGAGGAAGAGATAGGTCCAAGTTTAAAGAGATCCTTTTGAGATTGAAAGGTAATGCCAAAGCTCCCGGTGCTTGA